The segment ACGGCTGGGAAGCCCGCCCCTTCAAGGGCTTCGGCCAGGTTCTCCATTCCCTCGCCGAGCACGGCGCCGACGGGATCGATATGTTCCACGATCTTCAGGCTTGCGTTGATGCCGCTCCTCGCATTCAACGGGGCGATGGCCCCTCCCAGTTTCCAAGCGGCCACGGCAATACCCCAGAGAAGGGGCGAATTGGGCAGGAAGACCGCGATCCTTGATCCTGGTCCGAAACCGCTCTCCCTCAAGGCGTCTTCCGTGCTTTCCACGAGCTCGATGAACTCGGCGCCCTTCATCCAGCATCCCTTCCACCACACCGCCGGGGCGGACGCGTCCTTTTCCAAGTTTCCCAATATGATCCTTTCGAGCCGATCAAGGTCAGGCATCGCCTTCATCTCTCCTCCCTCTGTCAGTCCCCTGCGGATATCTTCCTTTCATATCATTATCCCTGAAGGGCCTTTCCTTTCATCGACGATCCGAGCCCTGCCTCGAGCAGGGCCAGGTCCATGAAGGCCAGATCCTCCCCCCGCTTTCCCTCCCGGGAGAGAAAGGACATACCCGACAGGCGCTGCCGAGCCCTTTCCAGGAGAAGAAAGTCCCTTCCTCCTTTTATGGGGCCCTTTTCTTCCATCAAGGCAATCGAGCGATAGGGGTTCTTCATCAGCCTTCCGTTAGGAGGAAGGGGTGACCCAAAAAGGGAGTACCCCTCGAGCAGCATCCTCGATGCTTCCTCGACGACCTCGACGGGTGATCCTTTCACTTTACGTGAATCCCCGTATTTCTCAACCACCAGGGGGTTGTTCGTCACGATCACCAGGTTCTTCAAGGGGCTTGACTCCACCTTCCGGGGTCCGTGAATGATCAATTATAACCTCCACGGTCCTCCTATTTCCACAAAAAGGAGGGGCGAAAGGGCCAAGCCCTCTCGCCTCATCGTTTTTCGGGGGCTCCTGCTATGCTTCGCTAGGTGGTGAAGACGGTCTGTTCGTCGACAGGTGTCATGATGGCCTTCAGGGCCCTTTCAAGTAATTCCCGCCTGACGGCTCGGTCTCCCTCG is part of the Thermovirga sp. genome and harbors:
- a CDS encoding long-chain fatty acid--CoA ligase, which codes for MKAMPDLDRLERIILGNLEKDASAPAVWWKGCWMKGAEFIELVESTEDALRESGFGPGSRIAVFLPNSPLLWGIAVAAWKLGGAIAPLNARSGINASLKIVEHIDPVGAVLGEGMENLAEALEGAGFPAV